Proteins encoded by one window of Rutidosis leptorrhynchoides isolate AG116_Rl617_1_P2 chromosome 7, CSIRO_AGI_Rlap_v1, whole genome shotgun sequence:
- the LOC139857457 gene encoding photosystem II repair protein PSB27-H1, chloroplastic-like, translating into MSSSPALITPTTSTPKPLLPNIRCKLSPSTSTTTTTHRRHFLSLTAIIALSSPLLLTSDAALAATDEEYAKETQEVIKKVRDTINMDKTDPNIATAVAELRETSNSWVAKYRREKALLGRLSFRDMYSALNAVSGHYVSFGPTSPIPAKRKTRILEEMDSVEKALLRGR; encoded by the coding sequence atgtCATCATCTCCGGCGTTAATCACTCCCACCACCTCCACACCTAAACCCCTCCTTCCCAATATCCGTTGCAAACTATCCCCATctacctccaccaccaccaccactcaccgCCGCCACTTCTTGTCACTAACCGCCATAATCGCCTTATCGTCTCCACTACTCTTAACATCGGATGCTGCATTGGCAGCAACCGATGAAGAGTACGCGAAAGAGACACAAGAAGTGATCAAAAAGGTAAGGGACACAATCAACATGGATAAAACTGATCCTAATATTGCAACTGCAGTTGCTGAATTAagagaaacatcaaattcttgggtGGCTAAGTACCGGAGAGAAAAAGCATTATTGGGACGCTTATCATTCAGAGACATGTATTCAGCACTTAATGCTGTTTCTGGTCATTATGTTAGTTTTGGTCCCACTTCTCCGATTCCGGCTAAACGAAAGACAAGAATACTAGAAGAAATGGACTCTGTTGAAAAGGCCTTGTTAAGAGGACGATAG